The Ictalurus punctatus breed USDA103 chromosome 9, Coco_2.0, whole genome shotgun sequence genome contains a region encoding:
- the myo6b gene encoding myosin VIb isoform X2, giving the protein MDDGKPVWAPHPTDGFQLGMIVDIGADTLTIEPVSHRGKTFLAPISQVFPAEDDVNKHVEDNCSLMYLNEATLLNNVRVRYSKDMIYTFVANILIAVNPYYDIPKLYAPETIKSYQGRSLGTLPPHVYAIADKAYRDMKVLKMSQSIIVSGESGAGKTENTKFVLRYLTTSYGTGQDIDERIVEANPLLEAFGNAKTVRNNNSSRFGKFVEIHFNEKNAVVGGFVSHYLLEKSRICMQSSDERNYHIFYRLCAGASEDIKNMLHLNSPDNFRYLNRGCTRYFASKDSDKQIMQNRKSPEQMKVGALRDPQLDDVGDFNRMCIAMKKIGLDDTEKLNLFRVVAGVLHLGNIDFEETGSTSGGCVLKNQSNQTLQYCAELLGLDQDDLRVSLTTRVMLTTSGGTKGTVIKIVVAGGQDRSSPDNAMMGYVVEAKIVFMTLVYIHMFWVIIQDKKIIILEIISYLSKYESFKMGMQMFIDLNLCFRVIESLDL; this is encoded by the exons ATGGATGATGGGAAGCCTGTGTGGGCACCCCATCCAACTGATGGGTTCCAGCTGGGGATGATAGTAGACATTGGTGCTGACACACTCACTATTGAACCAGTCAGTCACAGGGGCAAG ACATTCCTGGCTCCGATTAGCCAAGTCTTCCCAGCAGAGGATGATGTCAACAAACATGTAGAGGACAACT GTTCTCTTATGTACTTAAATGAAGCCACCCTTCTGAACAATGTACGGGTTCGTTACAGTAAAGACATGATCTAT ACATTTGTGGCTAACATCCTCATTGCTGTGAACCCTTACTATGACATTCCTAAACTCTACGCCCCTGAGACCATCAAGAGCTACCAGGGCCGCTCTTTGGGAACTCTCCCACCTCATGTTTATGCTATTG CTGATAAGGCATATCGAGACATGAAGGTGCTGAAGATGAGCCAGTCCATCATTGTGTCTGGTGAATCTGGGGCTGGaaaaactgaaaacacaaaGTTTGTTCTCAG GTATTTAACCACATCATATGGTACTGGTCAAGATATTGATGAGAGGATTGTTGAGG CAAACCCACTGCTTGAAGCATTCGGAAACGCAAAGACTGTCAGGAACAACAACAGTAGCCGTTTTGGAAAATTTGTGgaaattcattttaatgaaaag AATGCAGTCGTAGGTGGATTTGTCTCACATTATCTGTTAGAGAAGTCTCGCATCTGCATGCAGAGTTCAGATGAGCGCAATTATCACATATTCTACCGGCTCTGCGCTGGTGCCTCTGAAGACATCAAGAATATGCTGCACTTAAACTCACCTGACAATTTCCGG tatttgaaTCGTGGCTGCACAAGATACTTTGCAAGCAAAGACTCAGATAAGCAGATCATGCAGAACCGGAAGAGTCCTGAG CAAATGAAAGTAGGAGCCCTGAGAGACCCTCAGCTGGATGACGTGGGGGATTTTAATAGGATGTGCATAGCTATGAAAAAGATCGGCCTTGACGACACAGAGAAGCTCAATCTCTTTAGAGTGGTGGCAGGAGTCCTGCATCTTGGCAACATAGACTTCGAAGAAACTGGGAGCACCTCTG GTGGCTGTGTTTTGAAGAACCAGTCGAATCAGACTCTGCAGTACTGTGCCGAGCTCCTGGGCTTGGACCAGGATGACCTGAGAGTCAGCCTTACCACGCGGGTCATGCTCACCACTTCAGGGGGCACAAAAGGCACAGTCATCAA AATAGTAGTCGCTGGGGGACAAGACCGATCTTCGCCTGACAATGCAATGATGGGTTATGTGGTAGAGGCAAAAATAGTGTTCATGACACTCGTGTATATCCACATGTTTTGGGTAATTAtacaagataaaaaaataataatactggaAATCATTTCATATCTAAGTAAATATGAAAGCTTTAAAATGGGGATGCAAATGTTTATTGATCTGAATTTATGCTTCAGGGTAATTGAATCATTGGATTTATAA